The Manihot esculenta cultivar AM560-2 chromosome 17, M.esculenta_v8, whole genome shotgun sequence genome contains the following window.
AAGATGTAATGCCCACCCAGCAGAATGCCCAATTTTTCAACCCAGAGAGGGAAACTTATTTTCTTTGGTAGAATGATTAAATTCTAATTATTTCACATTAATCGTATATTCAAATGTTGAAGTCATAGTGTGGTAGGCAGTACATGCTACAACAATGACCACGAAATAGATGCAAACCAAAATGATTAAAGAACAAAATAACTATAATCCAATGAATAGGTCTAAAAGCCAgacatttaatttctatatagaCTTTAGATTTAGCACACCTGTTTCCTAGATGATGAATCTGTCAAGCTCACTGAAAGATTGGTAGCTAGTTTAGTAGGTATAAACCAACTCTCTTTCCTGCCCTGCAAACAAACACTTTAGTAAGAATTGAAGCTCAATAATAGTTCTCAACTAAGAGGACAGTAGCAATAAAACCTAGAAGATAACAGATAGATAACCTGCTGAAGTTTAACCAGTCCCAAGTCTGCAAGATCCTTTATCATATGCCTCTCGATCTCAGTCAATGTATTCATATTATATGCCTATATCATGAAGTAAAGAATTTAGAACATAATAAGACCTTGAGAACAGTTCAGAAATGCACCAAAGAAACAGTTCTCCACACCAGATTTAGTTAGACAAGTGTTTATTGTGAGCAGCAAGTGATCATCATTAGAactatttaaaactaaaaaaaattacattcaaTACCTCGCCAGTAATATGAAAACTTAGCTCTAGCAGAAAGGAAATCAGATCTGCTGAATCTATATCACGTTCCTGGAACAAAAGTAAAAAATCTTAATTGAGGATAGAAAACATGCTAGAATTTTAAATAAACCAAAAGAAGCAAATCTCTGAGCTTGGCTTATTCATTGTTATACAAGCTTGCTGGCAACTTGAGATACTAACATAGGCTAGAACCTAGAAGGCTAAGGCATAGGTGAGACCGTGTGGTTTGAGTGCTTCAATAGTCCCCCACCCCCCAATTCTCATTACAATTATAATCACCATCACTACTGAAGTTCAGAGAAAATACTAAACATGTAAGCAGTGTGTCAATTCTTAGTTCCTTCACTACAACAAAAACAatcaaacataaaaatattcACAAATCATTTGAAGATTTGTTGACAACAGATGAATGAGTGGACATTTCTTTGCATCTTAAACTTAGAGATACAATATAAAGGATAAGGAATTAAGATATTTAATTCATACTTTCTAGAACAATTAGGAAATTTAGGTTTCTATTATTTAGGAATTCCATTGCTGTTACGgatatttaaaaagtttagtAGGTTTCGAGTATCCTAGTTAGTATATTGGTCCGGTATTTTCCCATTCGAGGTTCCCAAACTAGTAATAGTAGGATTACTTATTATTCTAGAGTTACCTATGTAATTGTTTAGGAATTCTTTTTAGAGTTTTATTATAGAAACATtaagaattaataattttgcaAGCTTTGTTTCATCTTCAAGTGTATCCTATTGGCTCTACATCACTTAGTACTGTGGAATATATATTCTTTCATGCACCAAGGGTAGAAAAATGAGTGATGTCAAAGAATCgtctttaaaaagttaaaagaagTGATTACCATGCAAACCTTCCTACCCTAGGCTATGAGGCTTGATGAACATCTAACAATGTAATCACAGTTCCTGAAGCTAAAGTAGAGCACAGGTTTGCTAGCCCCACAAGTTCAAGTCAGATGGATTTAACACACAGAATCAGACTTGGTCATCCTATATTGCCCAATCAAGCAACTCAATACACTTTAGTTGAGTGATCACAAGAGCTTGGTCATCAATTGTCATTGACGTTTGAAGAAATGGTTATGGTATGAAATTAAGGATAAGAAAATATTCAAAAGACATTAAAAGACCTCTTACGAAAGATAGATACATTTGCCCATAATATGAAAGTCCAAGTTCTATCTAAATGATCAAATGCCACAAACACAATGTTTATTTATAGAAGTTTTTGTTTTAAaccttaattttaaaagttcttCATGCATTGACTTGGGAGTTCAACCTTctcattttcataaatataagGATATACAAGTAAGAGTTCACTTATGATAATAGAAATTACCAGAACTTGGTGGTCTATTAACCACACAAAATAACTTAATTGGTCCATACCTCAGAGTTAGAAATATATTCTCTGATGATGTACCACAATTGAGCATTTGTATCCATCAGCTGTGCTCACAGATTCAACAGAAATTTCAAATTCCAGTAATAAACACTACAAATTGCAAAGTGCAAATTGCTTATGAACATGATGCACACCAAAAACTGGAAACCACTCTCAGTTAATCGCGGAGCTTCTTTATCCCTAAAGATAACGGCACAATGCAGCATGTCAGAGATATCAGGTTCAAAACTAAAGGTGTATATTTGCAGTTAGAAATAATACCTTTGACTCAAAAGACCCCTCTGGAAAATTTTCATCATAGAAGAGCTGAAGTTAGTTGGTTTTTCTGCTTGGGTTGAGTTTATAAGTTGCAGCAAGAAACACTGGTTTAACACAATCAAAATCCATAAGGGAGCAGTCTAGTCATAAAATCAATCAATTGCCATGAGGAAAAAGAGGTGATATCATTTCACATCTTAGTAGTTGCCATAATAAATAAGCACTACCGGATGCTTTTCATAAATACAAATGTGCAAATGAGACCGATAATGAAAATACATAGATGAAGTTCAAACCTCCCATTGTCCAAGGGCATACGCCTCAAGTTCCTCCGAGCTTGAGAGTCTTGCAACAATATTCGGAGGCATTGGTTCCCTCGGCAAAACTTCACTGCAACatcaaatatttgaatttttagcACCATTAATAAGATAAGGCTATGAATTAAAACACAAAATCTACAAAATCTCCAGCAATCTGATGCCACCAATCAAAGGATAATGCATGTAAGATATTTATCCATGTCTATTCATTAGGTTGCTATTACATTGCCATCTGATTTCAGTCGAATTTCTAAGCATAAAATAGAAGTAACAGATAACCTTCCACATAAGTTCGTCCATGGAATACATAAAGCAAAGTGGGTTATcctattcttcttttcttctttgacAATCCCTACCAGAGAACTAAATTTCCAGCTAAAAAGTACAACAGGAAACCATACAAGCGAATGTAAAAACTTACCGATCTGTCAAATGCTTCCGGAGGTTAATCTGAAATGTTGTATTTAATTTGTAACTGCTTTCCTTTTTCCTTCAAATTGAATAGTGTGAAcaaaaaaaattcagaaaagAGCAGAGAATTATAGTCCTACTTAAATCAGCTTTCAAATAGAAAGATGCATAGAAAAGAAAGATACCTATCAACTGTTTCAGAAAAAATTCTCAACTGAATCAAGCGATCAACAGCGACTCTGTGCTTGGAGGATCCATCAGTAAGCACCCACTCCTCGAGCATCTTCGCCGATACTGGACCATCTATATACAGCATTTCCAGCACATACTTCTTCGCCAATGGCGGTAATGACCTGAAAGCAAACTCAACAAAACAATATTTCAGCAACTAAACTAACAAAAAGCAGATAATAACTGCTATGCAAGAACAAGAGAACCTGAGAATGGCTTGGCAAATGAAGGGATTAGTGTAGAGCTTGTCGAGTTTCATGGTGGGCAGAGACGCCACCATGTCCATGAAATTCTTCGCAATGATTCTCACCTGAGGCATCTTTACTCCAGGGAATTTCAAATTGATTTTTCGGTTCTTCCTAGGGTTTTTGATAGATGAATTCAAAATGGCTGTTAAATTGCTGTGACAGTGAGTGTGAAGTTCATAATTGTGAGGACGTTTTAGAGTTCAGTTCTGCCTCTAGTTTGATCGATGTAGGGCTTCGTGCAAGAAGCACTGAAGcctatttttttcacttttttatttAGAGACAGGAAAGGTAATGCTAGCGCTACGGACGCGTTTAACTTCCATGAGCAGTGGGCTTTTTGccaatttaaagttaaaaataaaaaaaattattaattcaaaattaaaaataaaatatttatgactGCGAAAtacagtaaaaaaaatatagccgcgccgatttatttttattattatttttaattatttatatattataataaaatatttatattatattaatttaataatattatttatattatatttttataataataaatatttttataattttaatatattaatatttaaataaaaaattattgatattatataattttaaaattataaaattaatattataatacgaTTAAAcgtgtaaaaataatttaattataattaaatatataaaaataatttaataatattttatatatttattggataataaaattattttattattttaataaattaatataataatactgtaattaaataatattttatatacatTTAATCAATATTATTTCATAACTCTTCAAAATATTACAATAGttgtaaataattattatattttataaaaatatttttaataaataaaattattataaaaggtaatagtaaaaaaatttgtataaaaatatttaaaattataatattatcatactattattatttaatttatttttttataaattataaataattcacataaaatatttaaaattattatattatcttccTTAGATGTTATATAAAaacaattattatattattttaattagatgTTATATAAAATCactaaatttgtttataatttatcattaatttatcattgaggaataaataaattaattaatctaatcatagaataaattaattaaatttattatttttgataaattagaAATAATTGGATGGtcatgtaaaatatttaattacaacataattttattttatattttaaaatattttatatattaatatttaatatattttattattaatatttaaattaaaaatattattaatcctatataattttaatattataaaattaatatt
Protein-coding sequences here:
- the LOC110605606 gene encoding general transcription and DNA repair factor IIH subunit TFB2 yields the protein MPQVRIIAKNFMDMVASLPTMKLDKLYTNPFICQAILRSLPPLAKKYVLEMLYIDGPVSAKMLEEWVLTDGSSKHRVAVDRLIQLRIFSETVDRKKESSYKLNTTFQINLRKHLTDREVLPREPMPPNIVARLSSSEELEAYALGQWECFLLQLINSTQAEKPTNFSSSMMKIFQRGLLSQRDKEAPRLTESGFQFLLMDTNAQLWYIIREYISNSEERDIDSADLISFLLELSFHITGEAYNMNTLTEIERHMIKDLADLGLVKLQQGRKESWFIPTKLATNLSVSLTDSSSRKQGFVVVETNFRMYAYSTSKLHCEILRLFSRVEYQLPNLIVGAITKESLYNAFENGITAEQIISFLQQNAHPRVAERIPTVPENVTDQIRLWESDLNRVEMTPAHFYDEFPSRDVFEAACDFAREWSGLLWEDSKKMRMVVKAEIHMQMREFLRGQK